In the genome of Chiloscyllium plagiosum isolate BGI_BamShark_2017 unplaced genomic scaffold, ASM401019v2 scaf_12922, whole genome shotgun sequence, one region contains:
- the LOC122547548 gene encoding cell wall protein DAN4-like, which yields MTISTRDVSSTTPVTQVPPTTLSSTQPSTTQNMTISTSDVSSTTPVTQVPPTTLSSTQPSTTQNMTISTSDVSSTTPAVTGPTTTPLVGTSSTPVQLTTTAASASIPGVTTAENTTQHSTTESTPNSTTGNNLPTTAN from the exons ATGACAATTTCAACAAGGGATGTCAGttccacaacaccag TTACACAGGTCCCTCCAACTACACTGAGCAGCACTCAACCATCGACAACTCAGAACATGACAATCTCAACAAGTGATGTCAGttccacaacaccag TTACACAGGTCCCTCCAACTACACTGAGCAGCACTCAACCATCGACAACTCAGAACATGACAATCTCAACAAGTGATGTCAGttccacaacaccag CTGTAACTGGTCCGACCACAACTCCTCTGGTTGGAACATCATCTACACCTGTACAATTAACAACTACAGCAGCCTCTGCATCCATCCCAGGAGTGACAACTGCAGAGAACACCACTCAGCACTCAACAACAGAATCCACACCAAACTCAACAACAGGGAACAATCTCCCAACAACAGCAAATA